A genomic window from Nitrospirota bacterium includes:
- a CDS encoding copper resistance system multicopper oxidase, translated as MKGFLFIGLAVWAATASAWAGEYNLVIDQTTVDITGRERTAVTINGAVPGPALRWREGEEVTLHVTNRLDEPTSIHWHGVIVPNSMDGVPGISFEHIHPGGTFTYRFTVKQSGTYWYHSHSGLQEQSGMYSPLLIDPAKPEPFRYDREYVVMLSDWTDEHPDRVLAKLKKQSGYYNFHKPTVVDFFRDIGKKGWRETLSDRLAWGRMRMDPTDIADVTGYTYTFLINGQPPEANWTALFKPGERVRLRFINAASMTYFDLRIPGLKMEVVQADGQDTEPVAVDEFRIAVSETYDVIVAPQEDRAYTIFAEAMDRSGYARGTLAPRTGIEAPIPAMRPRPVRTMADMGMAEGAHGMASKSPAQEKETTMPEMDHDGPGDMGAMPGMDHGAMNQEPGHAMPGMAESTEPPTVMHGPDTHGKGNSMVAMMPRSRLAEPGAGLEHTGTRVLAYTDLRAREPGYDRRPPEREIELHLTGNMDRYIWGFNGKKYSESEPIPMRYGERLRVVLVNDTMMEHPLHLHGMWMELENGNGEHNPRKFTINVKPGERLSFLMTADALGAWPFHCHLGYHMAAGMMAHAVVSEHGAEAH; from the coding sequence ATGAAGGGATTCTTGTTTATAGGGCTGGCGGTATGGGCCGCAACGGCTTCGGCTTGGGCCGGCGAGTACAACCTGGTGATCGACCAAACCACGGTCGACATCACGGGCCGAGAGCGCACGGCCGTGACGATCAACGGGGCGGTGCCGGGGCCGGCGCTGCGGTGGCGCGAGGGCGAGGAGGTGACCCTCCACGTCACCAACCGGCTCGACGAGCCCACGTCCATCCACTGGCACGGCGTGATCGTCCCAAATTCCATGGACGGCGTGCCCGGCATCAGTTTCGAGCACATCCATCCCGGCGGGACGTTTACGTACCGCTTCACGGTTAAGCAGAGCGGCACCTATTGGTATCACAGCCACTCCGGACTGCAAGAGCAGTCCGGGATGTATAGCCCTCTGCTCATCGACCCTGCGAAACCTGAACCGTTTCGATACGACCGGGAGTACGTGGTGATGCTCTCGGACTGGACCGATGAGCATCCCGATCGGGTCCTGGCCAAGCTCAAGAAACAGAGCGGGTATTACAACTTCCACAAGCCAACGGTTGTGGACTTCTTCCGCGACATCGGGAAGAAGGGGTGGCGCGAGACGCTGTCGGACCGCCTGGCCTGGGGCCGCATGCGCATGGACCCGACTGACATCGCGGACGTCACCGGCTACACGTACACGTTCCTGATCAACGGCCAGCCGCCCGAGGCCAACTGGACGGCGCTGTTCAAGCCGGGCGAGCGAGTCCGATTGCGGTTCATCAACGCCGCGTCGATGACGTACTTCGACCTGCGCATCCCCGGGTTGAAGATGGAGGTGGTGCAGGCCGACGGGCAGGACACCGAACCGGTGGCGGTGGACGAGTTCCGCATCGCGGTCTCCGAGACCTACGACGTGATCGTGGCGCCGCAGGAAGATCGGGCCTACACGATCTTTGCCGAGGCCATGGACCGCAGCGGCTACGCCCGCGGCACGCTCGCGCCTCGTACCGGCATCGAGGCCCCGATCCCGGCGATGCGGCCGCGGCCAGTCCGCACCATGGCGGACATGGGCATGGCTGAGGGCGCGCACGGGATGGCGTCGAAGAGCCCGGCGCAGGAGAAAGAGACTACCATGCCGGAGATGGATCATGACGGACCGGGAGACATGGGCGCCATGCCGGGGATGGACCACGGAGCCATGAACCAGGAACCCGGACACGCCATGCCGGGCATGGCCGAGAGTACCGAACCGCCCACGGTTATGCACGGTCCCGACACCCACGGGAAGGGCAATTCCATGGTCGCGATGATGCCGAGAAGCCGGCTTGCCGAGCCGGGCGCGGGGTTGGAGCACACGGGTACCCGTGTGCTGGCTTACACCGATCTGCGGGCCCGCGAGCCTGGCTACGATCGCCGACCACCCGAGCGGGAGATCGAGCTGCATCTCACCGGCAATATGGATCGCTACATTTGGGGGTTCAACGGGAAGAAGTATTCGGAATCCGAGCCGATCCCGATGCGGTACGGCGAGCGGTTGCGCGTCGTTCTGGTCAACGACACCATGATGGAGCACCCCTTGCACCTGCACGGGATGTGGATGGAGCTCGAGAACGGCAATGGTGAGCACAACCCGCGGAAATTCACCATCAACGTCAAGCCGGGCGAGCGGTTGTCGTTCCTCATGACCGCCGACGCCCTGGGCGCGTGGCCGTTCCATTGTCACTTGGGCTACCACATGGCCGCGGGCATGATGGCGCACGCGGTGGTTTCCGAGCACGGCGCGGAGGCGCACTGA
- a CDS encoding copper resistance protein B, which produces MANVSDVIHGIVRFGTVLLMAVLALAWRAEPAAADEPSDEPTYVTFVEADQFEYRARKGNDAFGWEAQGWVGGDYDKVWFKTRGEDVVNGGATDAELQLLYSRTVSAFWDVQAGARYDVKPNPSRGYAVLGVQGLAPYFFEVDAAAFVSDEGDVSARLEAEYDLLITQRLIAKPSVEVNVALQEVEELGLGSGVTEVEAELRLRYEIVREVAPYVGVSWETKVGPTADMARRNGQDVDDVAFVAGLRAWF; this is translated from the coding sequence ATGGCCAACGTGAGCGACGTGATCCACGGAATCGTGCGGTTCGGAACGGTGCTGCTCATGGCCGTGCTTGCGCTGGCCTGGCGCGCCGAGCCCGCGGCAGCGGACGAACCCTCAGACGAACCCACGTACGTGACATTCGTCGAGGCCGACCAGTTCGAATACCGGGCCCGCAAAGGGAATGACGCCTTCGGCTGGGAGGCGCAGGGCTGGGTCGGTGGGGACTACGACAAGGTCTGGTTCAAGACACGAGGCGAGGACGTGGTCAACGGCGGCGCGACGGACGCCGAACTGCAGCTTCTTTACAGCCGGACCGTTTCCGCGTTCTGGGATGTACAGGCAGGGGCACGCTACGACGTCAAACCGAACCCCTCGCGCGGCTACGCGGTGCTGGGCGTCCAGGGGCTTGCCCCGTATTTCTTCGAAGTGGACGCGGCCGCGTTTGTCAGCGATGAGGGCGACGTGTCGGCGCGCCTCGAGGCGGAGTACGACCTGTTGATCACGCAGCGACTGATCGCCAAGCCGTCCGTCGAGGTGAACGTCGCGCTGCAGGAGGTCGAGGAGCTTGGTCTTGGTTCCGGCGTGACCGAGGTGGAGGCGGAATTACGCCTTCGCTACGAGATCGTGCGAGAAGTCGCTCCGTACGTGGGCGTTTCGTGGGAGACCAAGGTCGGTCCCACTGCCGACATGGCACGCCGCAATGGACAGGACGTGGACGACGTGGCCTTCGTCGCCGGCCTCCGGGCCTGGTTCTAA
- a CDS encoding lycopene cyclase domain-containing protein: MDRHAWLLWSLGFLVVWVGLYLLKPARRAQMVRTSLWTMPLGLTEPLFVPEYWNPPTLFDLAQRTGFDLESLIFTFAIGGIGTVLYEAIVPVRHVAMSHAERSHPRHRFHGPALISPMLVFGLLMAGTNWNPIYAGSLAMFVGAIASLLCRPDLKLKIWIGGGVFLLLYFVFFQLLDLAFPGYVERVWTLSALSGVLVWGVPLEEYVFAVTFGMMWSSVYEHLSWQKVVPVGAVVIKGVS, from the coding sequence ATGGACCGGCACGCCTGGTTGCTCTGGTCGCTGGGATTTTTGGTGGTGTGGGTCGGGCTGTATCTGCTGAAGCCTGCCAGGCGGGCCCAGATGGTCCGAACCAGTCTTTGGACCATGCCGCTGGGTCTGACCGAACCGCTTTTCGTGCCGGAATACTGGAACCCGCCGACCCTGTTCGATCTCGCCCAGCGCACCGGGTTTGATCTCGAGAGCCTGATCTTCACATTTGCCATCGGCGGCATCGGCACGGTGCTGTACGAGGCAATCGTGCCTGTTCGGCACGTCGCGATGAGTCACGCGGAGCGGTCTCATCCCCGCCACCGCTTTCACGGACCCGCGCTGATCAGCCCCATGCTCGTCTTCGGGCTCCTGATGGCGGGAACCAACTGGAACCCCATCTATGCCGGGAGCCTCGCCATGTTCGTGGGAGCCATCGCGTCGTTGCTCTGCCGGCCGGATCTCAAGCTCAAAATCTGGATCGGCGGCGGCGTGTTTCTCCTGCTCTACTTCGTGTTCTTCCAGTTGCTGGATCTGGCGTTCCCGGGTTACGTCGAACGGGTCTGGACCCTCTCGGCCCTCTCCGGCGTGTTGGTCTGGGGTGTGCCACTCGAGGAGTACGTGTTCGCCGTGACCTTCGGCATGATGTGGTCCAGCGTGTATGAACATCTCTCGTGGCAAAAGGTCGTGCCGGTTGGAGCGGTCGTCATTAAAGGGGTGAGCTAA
- a CDS encoding SHOCT domain-containing protein, producing the protein MHFDGWGFFGMHVFWWLFWIVLILAFFSLLTPVPRHRARETPLQILQRRYAAGELSTQEYEERKARLERDAPKT; encoded by the coding sequence ATGCATTTCGACGGCTGGGGGTTTTTCGGCATGCATGTGTTCTGGTGGTTGTTTTGGATCGTTCTGATCCTAGCGTTCTTTTCATTGTTGACCCCAGTGCCGCGCCACCGGGCGCGCGAAACGCCGCTGCAGATCCTGCAGCGGCGCTACGCAGCGGGAGAGCTCTCGACCCAAGAGTACGAAGAGCGCAAGGCGCGGCTTGAACGCGATGCGCCGAAGACCTAG